Below is a genomic region from Micropterus dolomieu isolate WLL.071019.BEF.003 ecotype Adirondacks linkage group LG16, ASM2129224v1, whole genome shotgun sequence.
GGAAGCTAGAATCTCTCTATATTTTTGTTAGTGCCATttgtaattaaataataattttaaattgtaGCCTATTAATTTATTACAGCCTGCTCTACACACAGTTTATCGTTGTACTCCCCCAgtccagtaggtggcggtaaaaCTTCATGAAACAAGATGGCTGCACCAACATGAAAACCAGGAACTAGCTAACTCTGTCTGCTCCTCTGTTCTGAACGATGGAGCGCACCACAAGTGAATCCCCTCAAAAAACATTTACctgccacttgtgtgggttgagTAGCCCTTTTACATACCACGGCCAGAAACCACCAAACACCAGAGCCATTGTGTAAGTGAACATTAAGCAAAAGGCTCCTTTTAGTGTTCGGGAGCTAGCTATGCTAAAGCTAATTTTGTTAGCTGCTACGCCAACGTCTAACGTTGGATACACAGCGATTTGTGCGTTGCATTTATAGCATTGACTGCCTTGAAATACATTTATGGTATGTCTCTGTGAACGACATGTTCCTAAAGTAACTTATAATTCAGCTTAATTTTATGCCTACATTTCTGTCGTGCATCAGGTTGCTTGAGGAGTGTTTTGTGACCAGGGACCCCTTCAGTCCGGACAAGGAAAAGTTTCTTGTTTTGGGCTCTAACTGTAGCCTGTGCAACACGTGTGTCTGTGTTGGATCGGTAAGATGTCCTCAACTTGAATTGCTACAGTCTTTTTGCCACAGACTAAATATGTCATCATGTAATTCAGTTTATCAAGTGATTAATGTTGGCATGCTCTTCCAGGGACAAATGACATCAGATCAGCAgatactctgtgtgtgtgtgtgtgtgtgtgtgtctaaaggcaactgtgaaataatttttggaacagagaaaagaaatcaTTTGAAAACCAAGCTGTGCTCCTGGGACAGTTTTCCACTTGGCATAAATTGACTTTGTAGATCACTGTGCA
It encodes:
- the cdpf1 gene encoding cysteine-rich DPF motif domain-containing protein 1, which translates into the protein MERTTSESPQKTFTCHLCGLSSPFTYHGQKPPNTRAIVLLEECFVTRDPFSPDKEKFLVLGSNCSLCNTCVCVGSDCSIFYTKRFCMRCVNKHLDQFPHQIQAELAKKKQSSKAAVS